The Tubulanus polymorphus chromosome 3, tnTubPoly1.2, whole genome shotgun sequence nucleotide sequence atgtaattatATATGACTCACAGTGCGTACACTAACAGCTGCTGCTTCAAATCTAGATTGTATATGCATACGCACATCATTTTATGAATATATTACGTTCCGTTGACacttcaattcatttcaatcaattcTGTTAATGCATCATCATATCAGAAAATACGTTAAATAGCCGATAAAAAGCAAGTCGTTCGAGCATGTATTCAGAGAATATGCGTATGCGTGCCTCTGTTATATTTAGATAGGGCCACGTGTGCAAATATTGGCTATTGATATTGGACAAAACGAAAAAGTAGGTAAAGAAATCATACGTAGAGTATTTAAAACTCTGAGCACACTAGACCTATAGGTCGCATAATACATGTACGTATACATGCCGGGTGGGGCATAGTACCACCCCCCCTCCCACCCGCACATGCCGGGTGGAGGATCGGGGGGTAGCGATCGAACCTCCTGAATTCTCAAAGTGCCCTTCAAAATCGGCAGTGTAAACAAATTTGAGACatgatttttcgaaatttagatagaaatttcatgttttatttttcggaaaataaaaagcaatccattctcaaatgatttattcaaggTACCCGGGCACTTCCTATCTAAGATCTATACTTTTTGAATATATAAGTTCCCCTTTTCACGGTAAAAAGTGCcagttttcatgaaaaagaactGCCCCTCAAAAAAGCTCGGCATGGGACTGCTAGACATACGCGTGAACATTATCTTTGTCGTTTGTACAATTCATTCAAGTTCTATCcaaaatacatacatatcTTATGTTCTATGCATTATAGCActttttaatcatattttgaTATACACCACGTATCGTATTTTGTCCCATTCACGGAAGCGTCCTGGGGACAGCACTTTCGTGTACGTAAATGAATGTCGtgataatacatgtatctagGAGTAATataaaatctttgatttttcgTAAATGATTTCCATAAGACGGCAGTGGATCTCGACAGAAAAGcgaatttagaattttagaGAATTAGAATATTTCTCATAACGATACAAAATtttatcaattgtatatttatgtTGAGATAATAACTCGACATTTAAatcacatttcatttttcttaatGGTGTCCCCGAAAATCGCTTCCGTACGTATTCGCGTTGGTGTTCGCGAATGAGTGTACACGTGGCGAGTGATCAGGACGCTTTTTGGCTCTTCCAATTAAATTCCTCTCATAAATTGTAGTTTACAGCACTTACTCAGGGTCGTACCTAACATTTGTAAATACACGTACGGCCCTGTTACTATAATGtacattatcaaatataatatctcgTTGTGTACAATCTATGTACCAATTATTTatgtaaatgaatcaattgaaATACTTGTGGCTACATCAGCATACGTACGGTcgatttttgttgttgatttgTTTACATTTGATTATTCTTGCTCCTCCTCGGGCACTACACTAAACAAATTGCACGAACGTCCTCTTCTTGCGAATAAAAATcaagttttagagaaattttaTTAGCACATATATGTATTTACAAGGCACTCTTCAGCAGACTTCGTGTTTGGCTTATATAGTGGAACCCCGTTAATACGAATTTTATGTCAAAAGGGAAATCGTCGTATTAAACGGGTTATCCAAATCTGGATTGATATGTTAGCCGAGACATCGACTGGAATTCATCGCAATAAACGGGTTTAGTCTACGTATAACAGAATCGTATTAACAAGGTTCAACTGTAcattaataaattaataaagacGCGTATATTCTGTATATGTCTTCATTGATATGTTCGTCTAATCAATGACGTATTAACTAGTTTAAATATGTCCTTGGTCTAATTGAAGTCCCCTCAAACGAATCCTCTGTACCGGCTAtagtgtttttttatttttaacccAAAGAACATCTTCTTCCCATTCTTCAATTTTGGAACTTTGTGGTTTAGTTCTATCGTCGATCCTATAGGCGGTATATCCCATAAGTTCTAACTTCCTTTTCAAGATCAAATCCCGATTCCTAAATTCCATAAATATATACGGTATGTCAACTCGCTGAAATATCTTCTCAGAATATCTAAGCGCAGCGTACTCTGAAGATTCTATATCCATTTTTAGAACCGCTCTATCGAAATGAATTACATCCAATAGATCGTTCATCAGAATCGCGTCAGTAGCTATCGTTCTGCTTAAATCtgtatcattagttttaaCGACAGTTGCTCCTCCGACATTTCTGGTATCAGGTAATGCCAAGATTACTGGATCTCGAACATCGGTAACCGCATTTATGACGATCGTAGAAAGACTCTCGTAGCCTCCCAGTTTAACTGAACGTCTCAGGTGCATCCCATTTATCGGATTTGCGTCTACGGAAACAGTTTTCCGTAGATGTTTCAAAGCAGTCAGGGTATATACACCTAAATTAGCACCCACATCTATGAAATGCAATGACCGATCTTCCAACAGTATGCTTTCTAATGTTTTCAGGTTCACTGGTTCCCAGATCCCGAAACTGTAAATTTCCCGCGAAATGATGCCATCCAATGCTGGTGGATAAATACATATCGGGGTGGTGCCAATTGATGTTTTCAGCGAGACGCATTCGTATCTTTCTTCTTCTGGTGTTGTCTCGTAAACATCTAATATCTTAACGTGTGATCCGATAGAGTACGGTTTCAACAATTTCTTAAGATCTTTAATATCTATAGAAGTCAGCCTTTGGGCGTTGTCCGAATCGGTAGCATCTATCATACCGTGATACATGTAACGCAAATAGAAAAAAGCTATGTAGATCACCACGGCTAAAACCAAGCCCAAGAATGTATACAGGATCTTAAGAAATCTTCCACTAGGTAACATCATCTTCCTACTTGTTGATGTTGACAGTAAAAATCGGACGAGTCTAACAATCGTGCAATCCAAAAATCTAGTAACCAATAAACTCACACAAACGTCAATATAATTTCCTATAATCGATGGCCTAGGCTAGGCGCGTAGTAAAAAACGTATTATGCTACTACCGGTACGCTTGAAAGTCTAAATACCCAATTTACACTAAAGGCCAAGTACATAGCGATGCGCTAAAAACGTATGTCGCAGGCGCGCGCTTGTTCCATACTGAATTGAACGTCTACTAAAATCGCTATCGGTTatagtcaattcaattcaattcaattcattcgtaATGCTTTTAGAGCAAATCTGTACACAGACTTCGGAGTACAGAGTATCTCATCAAgtataaaacaaaaactgttcaCAGAAACCGCGGTGAGCTCCGATGGAACAAGCCCTGACAAGCGAGGATGGTTGAgggtagactggttgcctgtggCACCGTACATTTGCAGTAAtacggcaaccagtctaaactgTACTTCATCCGCTCCATCCGCGTATTCGCAAGAAGTCGAACTTCCGCTGGGGAAGCTCGAAATCCGAAAATCGAACgctctttttttttttattgagaGGCTGGAAACGTCAAGCTTGCCATTGACTTTGGTTCCCGTTCTACAAATAACCCGTCTGTAGGTTGTGTGGTATTCACACAACTGTAAACAACAGTAGTAGGCGTCCTATAAACATAAAGTCAAGGCTATCCGAAGGCGAGAAGCTGGTATCTTCTTCACTTGACAAGTGAAGAAGACAATTTAACGACAACGTCAGGTGGTGCAGACATGGCAGAAGAGATGGAATGGATAGTAGTTCGAATTTGAAAAGGGAATATCAAGCAATCGGCACCGGTTGTGTAAACTTAAAGTCTTCATGTATGAactcaaataaaaacaatacatGTAGTAAACAAAAAGATATTAGTAGTGTAGATCTATTACATCAACCAGAAACAATCCAGCACGGCAACAGCTGATGATGAGAATTTAACCCGATCCGGTTTAaagttaaatttgaatatacCTATGGTATCAGCCAATACTTGCGCTAATACAACAATGTGTGAACTGCCCGACTCGCTGTGGGATGAGAGCGATGATTTCTCCGGCGATCAGCTCGAAAAGATCGATATCATGGCTTCGCAAGCATTAGGTATAGCTGATCAGAATAATGCATCATCGGTGCGTCCGAAAACGATGATAGCGACAGCCAGTTCTTCGCTGTCTGCTTCTGAAGGATACCATTCTTACAATGATGAATTCGGTGGATCGATGAAATCGAGATCGATACAATCTAACGTTCCACAGTTCAATAATTCAGCATTCAATTCCGGTTTAGTGTTGCGAAATAATGAGAGTAGAATTAGTACTCCCACTTTTCCATCCGTCAATAAGACTAATCAG carries:
- the LOC141902288 gene encoding uncharacterized protein LOC141902288 — its product is MMLPSGRFLKILYTFLGLVLAVVIYIAFFYLRYMYHGMIDATDSDNAQRLTSIDIKDLKKLLKPYSIGSHVKILDVYETTPEEERYECVSLKTSIGTTPICIYPPALDGIISREIYSFGIWEPVNLKTLESILLEDRSLHFIDVGANLGVYTLTALKHLRKTVSVDANPINGMHLRRSVKLGGYESLSTIVINAVTDVRDPVILALPDTRNVGGATVVKTNDTDLSRTIATDAILMNDLLDVIHFDRAVLKMDIESSEYAALRYSEKIFQRVDIPYIFMEFRNRDLILKRKLELMGYTAYRIDDRTKPQSSKIEEWEEDVLWVKNKKTL